The following are from one region of the Ignavibacteriota bacterium genome:
- a CDS encoding type II toxin-antitoxin system Phd/YefM family antitoxin, with product MDTKYIVDESGAKKAVIIPLEEYEELLEDIHDLMVIAERKEEPTDSFEEFKRKLKTDGFIQD from the coding sequence ATGGATACCAAATACATTGTGGATGAATCGGGCGCTAAAAAAGCAGTTATAATACCATTAGAGGAATACGAAGAACTTCTGGAAGATATACATGATTTAATGGTTATTGCTGAGCGTAAAGAAGAACCAACTGATAGTTTTGAAGAATTTAAAAGGAAACTGAAAACAGATGGGTTCATTCAAGATTGA
- a CDS encoding DJ-1/PfpI family protein produces MNFKSKNSFLIFLPKKDFNEEEFNIVRKRLLKIDKNIFITSDDHSVCTGSKGMKVKSDTSFYNVNVNNFSALILIGGTGSRNYWKNELLHKIIKKFYDNKKVIAAICSSPITLAKAGILQNRKATCFSEDSAELINAGINYQDKNIVVDGNIVTANDSKSSLQFAEAVLHLTK; encoded by the coding sequence ATGAACTTTAAATCAAAAAATAGCTTTCTGATTTTCCTTCCTAAAAAAGATTTTAACGAAGAAGAATTTAATATCGTCAGGAAGAGGTTATTAAAAATTGATAAAAATATCTTTATCACTTCCGATGATCATTCTGTTTGCACCGGAAGCAAAGGGATGAAAGTTAAATCAGACACGAGTTTTTATAATGTGAATGTGAATAATTTTAGTGCATTAATATTAATTGGTGGAACCGGCAGCAGAAATTATTGGAAAAATGAATTGCTTCATAAAATCATAAAAAAATTCTATGACAATAAAAAGGTTATCGCTGCAATTTGTTCATCACCGATAACTCTTGCAAAAGCAGGAATACTTCAAAACAGAAAAGCAACGTGCTTCTCTGAAGACAGTGCGGAATTAATCAATGCCGGAATTAATTATCAGGATAAGAATATAGTTGTTGATGGAAACATAGTAACGGCAAACGATTCAAAGTCGTCATTGCAGTTTGCTGAAGCTGTTCTTCATCTAACAAAATAA
- the ispG gene encoding (E)-4-hydroxy-3-methylbut-2-enyl-diphosphate synthase produces MIETIKKYCNSLTEYSRYKTREVSIGDIPLGGNNPVRIQSMTITDTMNTIATVEQTIRMVEAGCEYVRITAPSINEARNLENIKKELRSRGYNVPLIADIHFTPNAAELAARIVEKVRINPGNYVDKKKFEQFEYTDQEYQEELERIRERFTPLVKVCKEYGTAMRIGTNHGSLSDRIMNRFGDTPLGMVESALEFVRICEDLNYYSIVLSMKASNPQIMVQAYRLLIQKMEEEGMNYPLHLGVTEAGGGEDGRIKSAVGIGTLLEDGIGDTIRVSLTEDPEFEAPVAISLANRYKSRANHKPIKPIVEIPFDPISYQRRETFEVLGIGSHNVPVVIADFSSRKISNQKELADIGYKYNVTSDKWNLADAASDIIYLGKQNIGFEIPENLKLIIDYNEWKELNSKKLRFPLLKKNEYLKNISLSHQINFLQINFKDFDDELSTKLKSDSNVVLVIQTDNEHGMAEQRRFFFELIIRGIKNPVIIRRDYKNLRLDEIQLYSSTDFGALLLDGFGDGVWLTIGEEKSESEKNSRLIFAKESNEKFINRTLFGILQATRTRISKTEYIACPSCGRTLFDLQKTTEMIRKRTEHLKGVKIAVMGCIVNGPGEMADADYGYVGSGVDKITLYRGKDIIKRAVPSSQAVNELIELIKEDGNWSEPIENTDS; encoded by the coding sequence ATGATTGAGACAATTAAAAAATATTGTAATAGCCTGACCGAATATTCACGTTACAAAACCAGAGAAGTAAGTATCGGAGATATTCCGCTTGGTGGAAACAATCCTGTTCGGATTCAATCAATGACGATAACCGATACGATGAATACTATTGCAACTGTTGAACAAACTATCCGAATGGTTGAAGCCGGTTGCGAATATGTTCGGATAACTGCACCAAGCATTAACGAAGCACGCAACCTTGAAAATATCAAAAAAGAATTAAGATCAAGAGGATATAATGTCCCGTTGATTGCTGATATTCATTTCACACCAAATGCTGCTGAACTCGCTGCACGAATTGTGGAGAAAGTTAGAATCAATCCCGGCAATTATGTAGATAAGAAAAAGTTTGAACAGTTTGAATACACTGATCAGGAATATCAGGAAGAACTTGAAAGAATAAGAGAACGATTTACTCCGCTCGTAAAAGTTTGCAAGGAATACGGAACCGCAATGCGAATTGGAACGAATCATGGTTCATTATCAGATAGAATTATGAATCGCTTTGGAGACACTCCACTTGGAATGGTTGAATCTGCATTAGAGTTTGTTAGAATTTGCGAGGATCTCAATTATTACAGCATAGTCCTTTCAATGAAAGCAAGCAATCCACAGATAATGGTTCAAGCTTACAGATTGCTTATACAAAAGATGGAAGAAGAAGGGATGAATTATCCACTTCATCTTGGTGTAACAGAAGCCGGCGGAGGAGAAGATGGAAGAATAAAATCTGCTGTCGGGATCGGAACTTTGCTCGAAGATGGGATTGGAGACACAATAAGAGTTTCTCTCACTGAAGATCCGGAATTTGAGGCACCAGTGGCGATTTCATTAGCTAACAGATATAAAAGCAGAGCAAATCATAAACCGATAAAACCAATCGTAGAAATTCCTTTTGATCCAATTTCGTATCAGAGAAGAGAAACATTTGAAGTACTGGGAATCGGAAGTCATAATGTTCCTGTTGTAATTGCTGATTTCTCCTCAAGAAAAATTTCAAATCAAAAAGAATTAGCGGATATCGGATACAAATACAATGTGACTTCTGATAAATGGAATCTTGCCGATGCTGCTTCAGATATAATTTATCTCGGAAAGCAAAACATTGGTTTTGAGATTCCGGAAAATCTGAAACTGATAATTGATTATAATGAATGGAAAGAACTAAATTCCAAAAAATTAAGATTCCCGTTATTAAAGAAGAATGAATATTTAAAAAATATTTCCTTATCGCATCAGATAAATTTTCTTCAGATAAATTTTAAGGATTTTGATGATGAATTATCAACCAAACTAAAAAGTGACAGCAATGTGGTTTTAGTAATCCAAACCGATAACGAACACGGAATGGCTGAGCAAAGAAGATTTTTCTTTGAACTAATTATTCGTGGAATTAAAAATCCGGTGATTATCAGAAGAGATTATAAAAATCTTAGACTTGATGAAATTCAATTATATTCTTCGACAGATTTTGGTGCTTTGTTATTAGATGGATTCGGAGATGGTGTCTGGCTGACAATCGGAGAAGAAAAATCTGAATCGGAGAAAAACAGCAGACTAATATTTGCAAAAGAATCAAATGAAAAATTTATCAATCGAACTCTGTTTGGAATTCTTCAGGCAACAAGAACAAGAATTTCAAAAACAGAATACATCGCTTGTCCTTCCTGCGGCAGAACACTTTTCGATCTGCAAAAGACAACAGAGATGATTAGAAAACGTACTGAACATTTAAAGGGTGTTAAGATTGCAGTTATGGGATGTATAGTAAACGGTCCCGGTGAAATGGCTGATGCAGATTATGGATATGTCGGCAGTGGAGTTGATAAAATAACTCTTTACAGAGGGAAGGATATTATCAAAAGAGCAGTTCCATCAAGTCAGGCTGTTAATGAACTCATTGAACTCATTAAGGAAGATGGAAACTGGTCAGAACCTATAGAAAACACTGATTCTTGA
- a CDS encoding Nif3-like dinuclear metal center hexameric protein: MTGKEIIKYLEDWAPKGIAWQKDNVGLQVGNPEAKIKNILLSLDLKEEVIDTAIKKNCNLIITHHPLLFHPLKNLDFSNNKNAIMIEKLIQNKITLFSAHTNLDFTKHGVSYQLAKRLSLKKIKFLKNISGNQFKLVVFVPDSHVEKVVETIHQSGGGIIGEYSNCSFRTHGKGTFKGLNESNPSIGTKGVTEFVDEVKLEVLVDEWRLNQVITAMKKFHPYEEVAFDVFPLKNDNVNYGIGAVGELATEMGTKGFLKFVSSKLKTSGLRYSLGKRSKIKNVAVCGGSCGELVDEAIKQNADAFITADIKYHTFQDAENKIFLIDAGHYETEVPILDEIKSRLDSLLKADGKTKVLKFKGSTNPVFFYNKSGAN; encoded by the coding sequence ATGACTGGAAAAGAGATAATTAAATATCTGGAAGATTGGGCACCTAAAGGAATAGCCTGGCAAAAAGATAATGTTGGACTGCAGGTTGGTAATCCGGAGGCAAAAATTAAAAACATATTACTCAGTCTTGATCTTAAAGAAGAGGTAATTGATACCGCAATAAAAAAAAACTGCAATCTGATTATTACTCATCATCCTTTATTATTCCATCCGCTCAAAAACCTGGATTTCTCAAATAACAAAAACGCTATAATGATTGAGAAACTGATTCAAAATAAAATTACTCTTTTCTCAGCACATACAAATCTTGATTTTACAAAACATGGTGTCAGCTATCAGCTCGCAAAAAGACTATCTCTTAAAAAAATTAAATTCCTGAAAAATATCTCCGGTAATCAATTTAAACTCGTAGTATTCGTTCCGGATTCACACGTTGAAAAAGTAGTAGAAACGATTCATCAATCAGGAGGCGGAATTATTGGTGAATACTCTAACTGTAGTTTTCGTACACACGGCAAAGGAACCTTTAAAGGACTAAATGAAAGTAATCCATCGATTGGAACAAAAGGCGTGACAGAATTTGTTGACGAAGTAAAGCTTGAAGTTCTTGTGGATGAATGGAGATTGAATCAGGTTATTACAGCTATGAAAAAGTTTCATCCTTATGAAGAAGTCGCATTCGATGTGTTTCCATTAAAAAATGATAATGTCAATTATGGAATTGGAGCTGTTGGTGAATTAGCAACAGAAATGGGAACAAAAGGCTTTTTGAAATTTGTTTCATCAAAATTAAAAACTTCAGGACTTCGATATTCACTGGGTAAAAGAAGCAAAATAAAAAATGTAGCTGTTTGCGGTGGTTCGTGTGGTGAATTAGTTGATGAAGCAATAAAACAAAATGCTGATGCGTTTATAACGGCAGATATAAAATATCACACATTCCAGGATGCTGAAAATAAAATATTTTTAATTGATGCCGGACATTATGAAACTGAAGTGCCGATTCTCGATGAAATTAAAAGCAGATTAGATTCTTTATTGAAAGCAGATGGTAAAACAAAAGTTTTAAAGTTTAAGGGTTCAACAAACCCGGTATTTTTTTATAACAAATCAGGAGCTAATTAA
- the recJ gene encoding single-stranded-DNA-specific exonuclease RecJ, whose protein sequence is MERKHWKIKDVSDELSVQRLTDSLNISTILARLLVLRDIKTFGQAKQFFRPSIDSLHDPFLMDQMEIATTRVITALTENQKICIYGDYDVDGTCATALLYMFLKELDANVEFYIPRRLEEGYGLSTAAIDSVKEKGTELMIAVDCGITAIAETDYANQLGIDVIICDHHQPKDEIPKAYAVLDPLKPGCTYPFKFLSGAGVAFKLAQGLCERIGKRGLPLKYLDLVALAGAADIVPLIDENRVLVNEGINQVNTNPRPGIEALIEMSRLQPGQLSSGQIVFTVAPRINAVGRLGDAERAVNLLIVNNKKDALKLAEVLETENYERRKIDVDTFEAAKEIVETEIDLDEDLAIVLHNENWHPGVIGIVASRLVEKYYRPSVLLTTIDGIAKGSARSINGFNIYEALQKCDDLLLHFGGHQAAAGLAMELDKVDEFRTRLNEVLKSSITSDDLSEEILIDSKIRFSEITPKFLRILDQFAPFGPGNLRPVFLSEKVQIAGFPRIVGNNHLVVSFRQSGTDKVFDSIGFNMGQHFEQLKNNNFELDIVFSLDKSIRDSRIYPQLKLKDIKARN, encoded by the coding sequence ATGGAACGAAAACACTGGAAAATAAAAGATGTTTCTGATGAGCTTTCTGTTCAAAGGCTTACAGATTCATTGAATATTTCTACGATTCTGGCAAGACTGCTGGTTCTGAGAGATATAAAAACCTTTGGTCAGGCAAAACAATTTTTCCGTCCTTCCATTGATTCTCTCCACGATCCATTTCTTATGGATCAAATGGAAATTGCTACTACAAGAGTTATTACAGCACTTACTGAAAATCAAAAAATTTGTATTTATGGTGATTATGATGTTGACGGCACTTGTGCTACCGCACTTCTCTATATGTTCCTGAAAGAACTTGATGCTAATGTTGAATTTTATATTCCAAGAAGACTTGAAGAAGGTTATGGGCTTTCTACCGCTGCAATCGATTCGGTAAAAGAAAAAGGTACTGAACTTATGATTGCAGTTGATTGCGGCATCACAGCAATCGCCGAAACCGATTATGCAAACCAGCTCGGGATTGATGTAATTATCTGCGATCATCATCAACCAAAAGATGAAATACCGAAAGCTTATGCTGTTTTAGATCCTTTAAAACCAGGATGTACTTATCCATTCAAATTTTTATCAGGAGCCGGAGTTGCATTTAAACTTGCTCAGGGTTTGTGTGAAAGAATCGGTAAACGTGGACTTCCTTTAAAATATCTTGATTTGGTTGCTCTTGCCGGCGCAGCAGATATAGTTCCATTGATTGATGAAAACAGAGTTCTTGTAAATGAAGGAATAAATCAGGTTAATACTAATCCTCGCCCCGGAATTGAAGCACTGATTGAAATGAGCCGGCTTCAACCTGGTCAGCTTTCATCCGGACAGATTGTATTTACCGTTGCACCAAGAATAAATGCTGTGGGCAGATTAGGCGATGCAGAGCGCGCAGTGAATCTTCTGATCGTAAATAACAAAAAAGATGCGCTAAAGCTTGCGGAAGTACTTGAAACAGAAAATTATGAAAGAAGAAAAATTGATGTTGATACTTTTGAAGCTGCTAAAGAAATCGTTGAAACTGAAATAGACCTTGATGAAGATCTTGCAATTGTTCTTCACAATGAAAACTGGCATCCAGGTGTGATTGGTATCGTTGCATCCCGACTTGTTGAAAAATATTACCGACCTTCTGTTCTGCTTACAACAATTGATGGAATTGCTAAAGGTTCAGCAAGAAGTATAAACGGCTTTAATATCTATGAGGCTTTACAAAAATGTGATGATTTGCTTCTTCATTTCGGCGGACACCAGGCAGCGGCAGGTCTCGCAATGGAACTCGATAAAGTTGATGAATTCAGAACAAGACTTAACGAGGTGTTAAAATCATCAATTACAAGTGATGATCTTTCAGAGGAAATTTTAATTGATTCTAAAATCAGATTTTCAGAAATAACACCAAAGTTTTTAAGAATTCTGGATCAGTTCGCACCTTTTGGACCAGGAAATTTAAGACCAGTATTTTTAAGTGAGAAAGTGCAGATCGCTGGTTTCCCAAGAATAGTTGGAAACAATCATCTAGTTGTAAGTTTCAGACAATCTGGTACTGATAAAGTATTCGATTCGATTGGATTCAATATGGGTCAACATTTTGAACAATTAAAAAATAACAACTTTGAACTGGATATAGTTTTTTCATTAGATAAATCAATTCGAGATAGCAGAATTTATCCTCAATTAAAATTAAAAGATATAAAAGCAAGAAATTAA
- a CDS encoding YebC/PmpR family DNA-binding transcriptional regulator, which translates to MSGHSKWATIRRKKGALDAKRGKLFTKLIKELTIAAREGGSDPSGNPRLRLAIDNAKAANMPADNIERAIKKATGELEGTTISELTYEGYGPGGIALLVEVATDNKNRTVAEVRHIFSRNNGNMGETGSVAWMFEKKGIITLPKQGKSEDDILELVLNAGAEDMKTEDEYFEIQTDIESFEPVRKTLADKKLAMDNASLQWIAKNTININGENAEKLMKLIEGLEDCDDVQNVYSNADFDEEFLKQQS; encoded by the coding sequence ATGTCGGGGCATTCAAAGTGGGCAACTATCAGAAGAAAAAAAGGAGCGCTTGATGCAAAAAGAGGAAAACTTTTTACAAAATTAATTAAGGAATTAACTATTGCAGCCCGCGAAGGAGGCAGCGATCCATCCGGTAATCCGCGTCTTCGTCTTGCAATCGATAACGCTAAAGCAGCCAATATGCCTGCTGATAATATTGAACGCGCAATTAAAAAAGCAACCGGCGAACTTGAAGGAACAACTATCAGCGAACTAACTTATGAAGGTTATGGACCAGGAGGTATTGCATTGCTTGTTGAAGTTGCTACAGATAACAAAAACAGAACGGTTGCGGAAGTAAGACATATCTTCAGCAGAAACAATGGAAATATGGGAGAAACTGGCTCGGTTGCCTGGATGTTTGAAAAGAAAGGAATTATCACTTTACCTAAGCAGGGAAAATCAGAAGATGACATTCTGGAATTAGTCTTAAACGCTGGCGCAGAAGATATGAAAACCGAAGATGAATATTTTGAAATTCAAACTGATATTGAATCATTTGAACCGGTTCGTAAAACACTTGCTGATAAAAAACTTGCTATGGATAACGCATCACTTCAATGGATTGCAAAAAACACAATAAATATAAACGGAGAAAATGCTGAGAAGTTGATGAAACTGATTGAAGGACTTGAAGATTGCGATGATGTTCAAAATGTTTATTCAAATGCTGACTTTGATGAGGAGTTCTTAAAGCAGCAATCTTGA
- the ruvC gene encoding crossover junction endodeoxyribonuclease RuvC, whose translation MIILGVDPGTNITGYGLIEFTNNKFRRITHGVIRLHSSKSLTQKLEIIYNELDSLLKLYKPDEFVIETAFYGKNVQSVLKIGYARGVSLLAAIHNRIPTNEYSPREVKKAVVGKGAASKQQVNYMVMTILNTKKIKFKPDESDALAIALCHAFRLKAPNFKKSKSWKEFITANPDRIIE comes from the coding sequence ATGATAATCCTCGGTGTTGATCCCGGTACAAATATTACCGGTTACGGATTAATAGAATTTACTAATAATAAGTTCAGAAGAATCACTCACGGAGTAATTCGGCTTCACTCTTCCAAATCACTTACTCAAAAACTTGAAATTATCTATAATGAGCTTGACAGTTTACTTAAACTTTATAAGCCAGATGAGTTTGTTATTGAAACTGCATTCTATGGAAAAAATGTTCAATCAGTTTTAAAGATAGGTTATGCACGTGGAGTTTCTCTTCTTGCTGCAATCCACAACAGAATTCCGACTAACGAATATTCACCAAGAGAGGTAAAGAAAGCAGTTGTTGGTAAAGGTGCTGCATCCAAACAACAGGTAAATTATATGGTGATGACAATTTTGAACACAAAGAAGATTAAATTTAAACCGGATGAAAGCGATGCTCTTGCAATTGCGCTCTGTCACGCATTCAGATTGAAAGCACCTAATTTCAAAAAAAGTAAAAGCTGGAAAGAGTTTATAACCGCGAATCCAGACCGTATTATTGAATAA
- a CDS encoding four helix bundle protein, with protein MKSKTFEDLKVWQDSREFVKSIYELTSSNNFAKDYGLKDQIQRAAVSIMNNIAEGFERNNNKVFVVFLKYSKGSAGEIRSMLYIALDLKYISQSTFDEYYSNVIKIITQISNFIKYLKIILVRNSLFKN; from the coding sequence ATGAAATCAAAAACATTTGAGGATTTGAAGGTCTGGCAGGATTCAAGAGAATTTGTTAAATCAATTTATGAGTTGACATCTTCAAACAATTTTGCGAAGGACTACGGATTAAAAGACCAAATTCAAAGAGCTGCTGTTTCAATTATGAATAATATTGCCGAAGGCTTTGAACGAAATAATAACAAGGTGTTTGTTGTGTTCTTGAAATACTCCAAAGGTTCGGCCGGAGAAATTAGATCAATGCTTTATATTGCTTTAGATTTGAAATACATTTCGCAAAGTACTTTTGACGAATATTATTCAAATGTAATTAAGATTATTACTCAGATTTCAAATTTTATTAAGTATTTAAAAATTATTCTGGTAAGAAATAGTTTATTCAAGAATTAA
- the ruvA gene encoding Holliday junction branch migration protein RuvA, translating into MIGHLTGKIITIKPTLILLDVNGVGYEIRISINTFERISGKESISLFIYTNVKEDSITLFGFYSEVEKDMFELLITINGVGPKSALSLLSGISTDDLKQAIVTNNVERMIAVPGIGRKTAERLILELKNKVRDIKDEGIISTKPSLQKEAVIALTTLGYNLISSEKVVNKILSELPDCSLEELIKRSLKELNR; encoded by the coding sequence ATGATTGGGCACTTAACTGGAAAAATAATCACCATAAAACCAACACTGATATTACTTGATGTGAACGGTGTCGGTTATGAAATCAGAATTTCAATCAATACTTTCGAAAGAATTAGTGGAAAGGAAAGTATTTCCCTTTTTATTTATACTAATGTAAAAGAAGATTCAATCACTCTATTCGGCTTTTATTCAGAGGTAGAGAAAGATATGTTCGAGTTGTTGATAACAATAAATGGAGTTGGACCTAAATCTGCTTTGAGTTTACTTTCAGGAATTTCAACTGATGATTTGAAGCAGGCAATCGTAACGAACAATGTTGAAAGAATGATAGCTGTTCCCGGAATCGGAAGAAAAACTGCAGAGAGATTAATACTTGAGTTGAAGAACAAAGTAAGAGATATTAAAGACGAAGGAATTATTTCAACCAAACCAAGTTTACAGAAAGAAGCTGTTATAGCACTTACTACCCTTGGCTATAATCTAATATCATCAGAAAAAGTTGTCAATAAAATATTATCTGAATTACCTGATTGCAGTCTGGAAGAATTGATTAAAAGATCTCTGAAAGAATTGAATAGATAA
- a CDS encoding fumarylacetoacetate hydrolase family protein, with amino-acid sequence MKTTQIKNSKEEFTIGKIVCVGRNYAEHAKELGNEIPGKPVLFLKPASALIYSGEEIVHPDYGNELHHEVELVLLMGETIKKANNAQAEKAIIGYGVGLDMTLRDVQNELKKKGNPWTLAKCFDTSAVISDFVLKKDYQLTLEEIIELKVDGVVKQSDILKSMIFNPAEIVEYISSVMILEKGDLIFTGTPAGVSKVNRGDKIEAKLGEFTDLVCSVV; translated from the coding sequence GTGAAAACAACTCAAATCAAAAACTCAAAAGAAGAATTTACAATTGGCAAAATAGTTTGCGTTGGAAGGAACTATGCAGAGCACGCAAAAGAATTAGGGAATGAGATTCCGGGCAAGCCTGTATTATTTCTTAAACCAGCATCAGCACTTATTTATTCGGGTGAAGAAATAGTTCATCCTGATTATGGAAATGAACTTCATCACGAGGTTGAGCTTGTGCTTTTGATGGGGGAGACAATAAAAAAAGCAAACAATGCTCAAGCCGAGAAAGCAATTATCGGTTACGGAGTGGGACTTGATATGACTCTGCGTGATGTTCAAAATGAACTGAAGAAAAAAGGAAATCCGTGGACACTTGCAAAATGCTTTGATACTTCAGCAGTTATTTCAGATTTTGTTTTAAAGAAAGATTATCAATTGACACTCGAAGAAATAATTGAGTTGAAAGTAGACGGAGTTGTGAAACAAAGTGATATTTTGAAAAGTATGATCTTTAATCCTGCGGAAATTGTTGAATACATTTCTTCAGTAATGATTCTTGAAAAAGGCGATTTGATATTTACTGGAACACCGGCAGGAGTAAGCAAAGTTAATCGGGGCGATAAGATAGAAGCAAAGCTCGGTGAGTTTACCGATTTAGTTTGTTCAGTTGTTTGA
- a CDS encoding DUF3368 domain-containing protein: MESLVDGGEASAIALASEKEDVLLLLDDLKARKLTKRLGVKFTGTLGILNKAKEQGIILKIKPVIEKLKDADFRISESVIQDLLIRNKE; encoded by the coding sequence ATAGAATCTCTGGTAGATGGTGGAGAAGCGAGCGCAATTGCGTTAGCATCTGAAAAAGAGGATGTATTATTATTACTTGACGATTTAAAAGCAAGAAAATTAACAAAGCGTCTTGGAGTAAAGTTTACAGGTACTCTTGGAATTCTGAATAAAGCAAAAGAGCAGGGCATCATTTTAAAGATTAAACCTGTTATTGAAAAATTAAAAGATGCAGATTTTAGAATATCCGAAAGCGTTATTCAAGATTTATTAATTCGAAATAAAGAATAA
- a CDS encoding UPF0175 family protein: MRTLQLKIPDSVEKNDNELSMIIASKLYEDGTLSSGQAAELAGLSKRTFIELLGKYGVSVFSTSAEDLESDISNA; this comes from the coding sequence ATGAGAACACTTCAATTAAAAATACCCGATTCAGTAGAAAAAAATGATAATGAATTATCCATGATAATAGCTTCAAAACTATACGAGGATGGAACTTTATCATCAGGTCAGGCAGCAGAATTGGCTGGATTATCTAAAAGAACTTTCATTGAGCTGCTTGGTAAATATGGGGTTTCTGTTTTTAGCACATCAGCTGAAGATTTAGAGTCTGATATTTCAAATGCCTAG
- a CDS encoding asparagine synthetase B, with protein MKKKILITLIFSILFSLTAFPQSKILINMDLDQTDHLKAYGITYRALTKGYKADWLLNYKGGSFLIDYSDELAAECRLNAVSFEAISLSQTTEIYSFVQSEDNNMDVVRLEKAPKIAVYVPPGFQPWDDAVTLALEYADIPYDKIWNDEILKGDLDKYDWLHLHHEDFTGQYGKFYASFANAQWYIDQQLLYEQDAKKNGYKKVSEMMRAVAIDIKNYVGKGGFLFAMCSATDSYDIALSAIGVDICDQIYDGDAADPDAQEKLNFDNTLAFTNFKLETNPYVYEYSNIDIQPAEVGNFENDYFTLFEFSAKYDPVPTMLTQCHVNIIKGFMGQTSMFRRSTIKNSVTILAERKGTDQVKYIHGNYGRGTFTFYGGHDPEDYQHAVGDPPTDLSLYKNSPGYRLILNNILFPAATKKKQKT; from the coding sequence ATGAAGAAAAAAATACTCATCACATTAATTTTCAGCATACTGTTTTCATTAACAGCCTTCCCTCAATCCAAAATTCTCATCAATATGGATCTGGATCAGACTGATCATCTTAAAGCGTATGGCATAACATACCGTGCACTTACAAAAGGCTACAAAGCTGATTGGCTTCTTAATTATAAAGGCGGTTCGTTTCTTATTGATTACAGTGATGAGCTTGCAGCAGAATGCAGATTAAATGCAGTTTCATTTGAAGCGATTTCACTTTCACAGACAACTGAAATTTATTCATTTGTTCAGAGTGAAGATAATAATATGGATGTAGTCAGACTTGAAAAAGCTCCGAAGATTGCCGTTTATGTTCCACCAGGTTTCCAGCCGTGGGATGATGCTGTAACACTTGCACTTGAATACGCAGATATTCCGTATGATAAAATCTGGAATGATGAAATATTAAAAGGTGATCTTGATAAATATGATTGGCTTCATTTGCACCACGAAGATTTTACCGGACAGTACGGAAAATTTTATGCAAGTTTTGCTAATGCGCAATGGTATATTGATCAACAATTACTGTATGAACAGGATGCAAAAAAGAATGGCTACAAAAAAGTTTCTGAAATGATGAGAGCAGTTGCTATTGATATAAAAAACTATGTCGGCAAAGGCGGTTTTCTTTTTGCAATGTGTTCTGCAACGGATTCTTATGATATTGCTCTTTCCGCAATTGGGGTTGATATTTGTGATCAGATTTATGATGGTGATGCTGCAGATCCTGATGCCCAGGAAAAATTAAATTTTGATAACACACTTGCATTTACAAACTTTAAGCTGGAAACGAATCCTTATGTTTATGAATATAGCAATATTGATATTCAGCCGGCAGAAGTTGGAAACTTTGAAAATGACTACTTCACTTTGTTTGAATTTTCTGCGAAGTATGATCCAGTTCCAACAATGTTAACTCAATGCCACGTTAATATTATCAAGGGATTTATGGGGCAGACATCAATGTTCAGAAGAAGCACAATAAAAAATTCAGTTACAATTCTTGCAGAAAGAAAAGGAACTGACCAGGTTAAATACATTCACGGAAATTATGGAAGGGGAACATTTACATTTTATGGTGGTCACGATCCGGAAGATTACCAGCACGCAGTTGGTGATCCTCCTACTGATCTCAGTCTTTATAAAAATTCTCCCGGCTACAGATTAATTTTAAACAACATTCTGTTTCCTGCAGCGACGAAGAAGAAGCAGAAAACGTAA